In Argiope bruennichi chromosome 4, qqArgBrue1.1, whole genome shotgun sequence, a single window of DNA contains:
- the LOC129967121 gene encoding eukaryotic translation initiation factor 4 gamma 3-like isoform X1 — MLSSVMAGEKEASEKAMNVTSPLGQRLNFNASENVWKLSSRSQQTIEEKETLRRKVQAVLNKLTFQKFKILFSQLKKLNIDSLEAMDLVVELIYENAIYEPYFCVLYANLCKQLASKIPFAGQSDQPFDFRTLLLSKCIRGFDEKFSNFKQENQDLQSQDNEERIKLKARWLGNMRFMGELYKFNMIQTSVILSCADILLKQEDEDSLECFCWIIKTAGKELENCKDLPEENPVDKYFAQIQKIVDSRLTSTRIRFLLQDIIDLRESNWIPRRAENRPRTIDEIRKEAALEAQKQMQMYHKMIASNAAACNDQVDTTCHNSCFCDHESDNPSGSTKVNCSVSNTSELEPPMEIKNLILARGWKGKKKNYNKRKSQNTRNQPENRNEPASSSSRNEL; from the exons ATG ttaagCTCTGTAATGGCCGGAGAAAAGGAAGCATCTGAAAAGGCTATGAATGTTACATCTCCTCTTGGCCAGAGACTTAACTTTAATGCATCTGAAAACGTTTGGAAGCTATCTAGCAGAAGTCAACAAACTATAGAA gaAAAGGAGACTCTGAGGAGGAAAGTTCAGGCAGTATTGAACAaactaacatttcaaaaatttaaaattctctttagtcaactcaagaaattaaatattgattcattagAAGCAATGGATCTTGTTGTTGAATTGATTTATGAGAATGCAATATATGAACCTTATTTTTGTGTTCTGTATGCAAACTTGTGCAAACAACTGGCATCG aaaattcctTTTGCTGGGCAATCTGATCAACCTTTTGACTTCCGCACCCTCTTGTTATCAAAATGCATAAGAGGATTTGATgagaaattcagtaattttaaacaaGAGAATCAA GATCTTCAATCTCAAGATAATGAAGAAAGGATTAAATTGAAGGCTAGGTGGTTAGGAAACATGAG GTTTATGGGAGAGCTGTATAAGTTCAATATGATCCAAACTTCTGTAATTCTGAGTTGTGCAGATATTCTTCTTAAACAAGAGGATGAGGATTCTTTAGAATGTTTCTGCTGGATAATAAAGACTGCAGGAAAGGAATTGGAAAATTGCAAGGATTTACCTGAAGAAAACCCA GTAGATAAATATTTTGCTCAAATTCAAAAGATCGTTGACAGTCGATTGACTAGTACAAGAATACGGTTTTTGCTTCAAGACATCATCGATTTAAGAGAG aGTAATTGGATTCCAAGAAGAGCCGAGAATAGGCCAAGAACTATTGATGAAATACGTAAAGAAGCGGCCTTGGAAGcccaaaaacaaatgcaaatgtaTCATAAAATGATAGCTAGTAATGCAGCTGCTTGTAATGATCAAGTTGATACAACTT gcCACAACTCTTGCTTTTGCGATCATGAAAGTGATAATCCATCAGGAAGCACAAAAGTTAACTGTTCTGTCTCAAACACCTCCGAATTAGAGCCA cctatggaaataaaaaatcttatactTGCTCGTGGatggaaaggaaaaaagaaaaattacaataaaagaaaatctcagAATACTAGAAATCAACCAGAAAACAGAAATGAGCCTGCAAGCAG ttcTTCCAGAAATGAGCTTTGA
- the LOC129967121 gene encoding eukaryotic translation initiation factor 4 gamma 3-like isoform X2, whose protein sequence is MAGEKEASEKAMNVTSPLGQRLNFNASENVWKLSSRSQQTIEEKETLRRKVQAVLNKLTFQKFKILFSQLKKLNIDSLEAMDLVVELIYENAIYEPYFCVLYANLCKQLASKIPFAGQSDQPFDFRTLLLSKCIRGFDEKFSNFKQENQDLQSQDNEERIKLKARWLGNMRFMGELYKFNMIQTSVILSCADILLKQEDEDSLECFCWIIKTAGKELENCKDLPEENPVDKYFAQIQKIVDSRLTSTRIRFLLQDIIDLRESNWIPRRAENRPRTIDEIRKEAALEAQKQMQMYHKMIASNAAACNDQVDTTCHNSCFCDHESDNPSGSTKVNCSVSNTSELEPPMEIKNLILARGWKGKKKNYNKRKSQNTRNQPENRNEPASSSSRNEL, encoded by the exons ATGGCCGGAGAAAAGGAAGCATCTGAAAAGGCTATGAATGTTACATCTCCTCTTGGCCAGAGACTTAACTTTAATGCATCTGAAAACGTTTGGAAGCTATCTAGCAGAAGTCAACAAACTATAGAA gaAAAGGAGACTCTGAGGAGGAAAGTTCAGGCAGTATTGAACAaactaacatttcaaaaatttaaaattctctttagtcaactcaagaaattaaatattgattcattagAAGCAATGGATCTTGTTGTTGAATTGATTTATGAGAATGCAATATATGAACCTTATTTTTGTGTTCTGTATGCAAACTTGTGCAAACAACTGGCATCG aaaattcctTTTGCTGGGCAATCTGATCAACCTTTTGACTTCCGCACCCTCTTGTTATCAAAATGCATAAGAGGATTTGATgagaaattcagtaattttaaacaaGAGAATCAA GATCTTCAATCTCAAGATAATGAAGAAAGGATTAAATTGAAGGCTAGGTGGTTAGGAAACATGAG GTTTATGGGAGAGCTGTATAAGTTCAATATGATCCAAACTTCTGTAATTCTGAGTTGTGCAGATATTCTTCTTAAACAAGAGGATGAGGATTCTTTAGAATGTTTCTGCTGGATAATAAAGACTGCAGGAAAGGAATTGGAAAATTGCAAGGATTTACCTGAAGAAAACCCA GTAGATAAATATTTTGCTCAAATTCAAAAGATCGTTGACAGTCGATTGACTAGTACAAGAATACGGTTTTTGCTTCAAGACATCATCGATTTAAGAGAG aGTAATTGGATTCCAAGAAGAGCCGAGAATAGGCCAAGAACTATTGATGAAATACGTAAAGAAGCGGCCTTGGAAGcccaaaaacaaatgcaaatgtaTCATAAAATGATAGCTAGTAATGCAGCTGCTTGTAATGATCAAGTTGATACAACTT gcCACAACTCTTGCTTTTGCGATCATGAAAGTGATAATCCATCAGGAAGCACAAAAGTTAACTGTTCTGTCTCAAACACCTCCGAATTAGAGCCA cctatggaaataaaaaatcttatactTGCTCGTGGatggaaaggaaaaaagaaaaattacaataaaagaaaatctcagAATACTAGAAATCAACCAGAAAACAGAAATGAGCCTGCAAGCAG ttcTTCCAGAAATGAGCTTTGA